One segment of Agromyces albus DNA contains the following:
- a CDS encoding FKBP-type peptidyl-prolyl cis-trans isomerase: MNRVLRRAAPVALAATAALFLAGCAGSPEPEPTETPDATAECMELSSGELSDGVTVEGAFAEAPTATFTAPLEAESLERSVAIEGDGDESAPGDPINAVISAFSGTTGERVFSQPTTITVGDPNLFEAFLAGIDCVPIGSRTVTVAPASTLYGDEGNESIGIAGGETIVIVVDVVEVQEPLKPGEWTENPPEVKFGAEGEAPTVTLPDSAPPTALLLKVLEEGDGDTVGTGDNVTVQYQGTSWETGEIFDQSYGGEPATFPTDGVIQGFGAALVGQKVGTKLIVTIPPEYGYGTDAAAHELGAQTLVFLVEIEGTAPAE, translated from the coding sequence ATGAATCGTGTCCTGCGCCGCGCCGCGCCCGTCGCGCTCGCCGCCACCGCAGCCCTCTTCCTCGCCGGTTGTGCCGGCAGCCCCGAGCCTGAGCCGACCGAAACGCCAGATGCCACCGCCGAGTGCATGGAGCTCTCGTCGGGCGAGCTGAGTGACGGCGTCACGGTCGAGGGCGCGTTCGCCGAGGCGCCGACCGCGACATTCACGGCGCCGCTCGAGGCGGAGTCGCTCGAGCGATCGGTCGCCATCGAGGGCGACGGCGACGAGTCGGCGCCCGGCGACCCGATCAACGCGGTCATCAGCGCGTTCTCGGGCACCACGGGTGAGCGCGTCTTCTCGCAGCCCACTACCATCACGGTGGGCGACCCCAACCTCTTCGAGGCGTTCCTCGCCGGCATCGACTGCGTACCGATCGGCTCGCGCACCGTGACGGTGGCGCCGGCCTCGACGCTGTACGGCGACGAGGGCAACGAGTCGATCGGCATCGCCGGCGGCGAGACGATCGTCATCGTCGTCGACGTCGTCGAGGTGCAGGAGCCGCTCAAGCCCGGCGAGTGGACGGAGAACCCGCCCGAGGTGAAGTTCGGCGCCGAGGGCGAAGCGCCCACGGTCACGCTGCCCGACTCTGCTCCGCCCACTGCGCTCCTGCTGAAAGTGCTCGAAGAGGGCGACGGCGACACGGTCGGCACCGGCGACAACGTGACCGTGCAATACCAGGGCACGAGCTGGGAGACCGGTGAGATCTTCGACCAGAGCTACGGCGGCGAGCCGGCGACGTTCCCGACCGACGGCGTCATCCAGGGCTTCGGAGCCGCGCTCGTCGGCCAGAAGGTCGGCACGAAGCTCATCGTGACCATCCCGCCGGAGTACGGCTACGGAACGGATGCCGCTGCGCACGAGCTCGGCGCGCAGACGCTCGTGTTCCTCGTCGAGATCGAGGGCACCGCGCCGGCCGAGTAG
- a CDS encoding class I SAM-dependent methyltransferase, translating to MGETTGVPDFAEGFAAAAASFAEIDDALWNPISTAAVLRSHPQFGERVLDACCGDGASAVPTAELVGTGGLVDAVDFAEGLIELARERVGERMPQLRFHVADVTTWETTGYDVVQCVLGILFFDDLDAGTRHLIGCARPGGRVAITVWAAGAMEPLAEVLTSALPEGVASELGDLRSPAIDVASTPGSLAHWLTGLGLAQVRAEAVQRHLDLTPELAWGLVEGTGLRLALGDLDDEAVAGVRERYLAALEERDVQTVDVTTLIAVGRRPSPPPTAE from the coding sequence ATGGGGGAGACAACTGGGGTGCCCGATTTCGCGGAAGGGTTCGCCGCTGCGGCGGCCTCCTTCGCGGAGATCGACGACGCGCTCTGGAATCCGATCTCCACCGCCGCCGTGTTGCGGTCGCACCCGCAGTTCGGCGAGCGCGTGCTCGACGCGTGCTGCGGTGACGGGGCATCCGCGGTGCCGACCGCCGAACTCGTGGGCACCGGGGGCCTCGTCGATGCGGTCGACTTCGCCGAGGGGCTCATCGAGCTCGCCCGGGAGCGAGTGGGAGAGCGGATGCCGCAGCTGCGCTTCCACGTCGCCGACGTCACGACGTGGGAGACCACGGGGTACGACGTCGTGCAGTGCGTGCTCGGCATCCTGTTCTTCGACGACCTCGACGCGGGCACCCGCCACCTCATCGGGTGCGCTCGGCCTGGCGGCCGGGTTGCGATCACGGTGTGGGCAGCCGGAGCGATGGAACCGCTCGCCGAGGTGCTGACATCGGCATTGCCCGAGGGCGTGGCATCCGAGCTCGGCGACCTGCGCTCGCCCGCGATCGACGTTGCGAGCACCCCCGGGAGCCTCGCACACTGGCTCACCGGCCTCGGGCTCGCGCAGGTGCGGGCCGAGGCGGTGCAACGCCATCTCGACCTCACGCCCGAGCTCGCATGGGGGCTCGTCGAGGGCACGGGCCTTCGCCTCGCGCTCGGCGACCTCGACGACGAGGCCGTGGCGGGCGTGCGCGAGCGCTACCTCGCGGCCCTCGAGGAGCGCGACGTGCAGACCGTCGACGTCACGACGCTCATCGCGGTGGGCCGCCGCCCGTCTCCCCCGCCGACGGCCGAGTAG
- a CDS encoding sulfurtransferase, which translates to MSILISADELAARLLSGERTVVLDVRWTLAQPDGSEAFRAGHIPGAVYVDLDRELADHDVQGEGRHPLPGEGALTAAMRRWGLRDGDTVVVTDDLGNQSAARAWWLLKHAGVADVRMLDGALAGWRAAGHPLETGETKPEPGDATAHFGSMPVVDIDGAAGIPAEGVLLDSRAAERYRGEVEPIDPRAGHIPGAVSAPTSANLDAEGRFRTPRELRERFAALGVHGGAPVAAYCGSGVTAAHQVAALAIAGIDAALFPGSWSQWSNDWARPVATGAEAGLAVK; encoded by the coding sequence ATGTCGATCCTCATCTCCGCAGACGAACTCGCCGCACGACTCTTGTCGGGTGAACGTACCGTGGTGCTCGACGTGCGCTGGACGCTCGCCCAGCCCGACGGGAGCGAGGCGTTCCGCGCAGGGCACATCCCGGGCGCCGTCTACGTCGACCTCGATCGCGAGCTCGCCGACCACGACGTGCAGGGTGAGGGGCGGCATCCGCTGCCCGGCGAAGGTGCGCTCACCGCGGCGATGCGGCGCTGGGGGCTTCGCGACGGCGACACGGTCGTGGTCACCGACGACCTCGGCAACCAATCCGCCGCTCGTGCGTGGTGGCTGCTGAAGCACGCGGGCGTGGCCGACGTGCGGATGCTCGACGGCGCGCTCGCGGGGTGGCGTGCAGCGGGGCATCCGCTGGAGACCGGCGAGACGAAGCCCGAGCCGGGCGACGCCACCGCGCACTTCGGCTCGATGCCCGTCGTCGACATCGACGGGGCCGCCGGCATTCCGGCCGAGGGCGTGCTGCTCGACTCGCGGGCCGCTGAACGGTATCGGGGCGAGGTCGAGCCGATCGACCCGCGCGCCGGACACATCCCGGGCGCAGTGTCGGCGCCCACCTCGGCCAATCTCGACGCCGAGGGCCGATTCCGCACGCCGCGCGAGTTGCGTGAACGCTTCGCCGCGCTCGGCGTGCACGGCGGCGCGCCGGTCGCCGCCTACTGCGGCTCGGGCGTCACGGCAGCGCACCAGGTCGCGGCCCTCGCGATCGCCGGCATCGACGCAGCACTCTTCCCGGGCTCGTGGAGCCAGTGGTCGAACGACTGGGCACGGCCCGTCGCGACGGGAGCCGAAGCCGGATTGGCCGTGAAGTAG